The sequence TGCTTCAGAAGATGTAATTTCGTTTTCAGAGTCATAAATAAAATCATGCCGTTGACGGCGCATACGATTAAAGCGACTAATAATGTTTTCGTATTCTTCTCCCAGAATCATCTTTGTAAATTCAACAATAGTTTTGTGTGAATTCTTTGCCGTTGGGAGGTATCCTTGAGAATACATCAATGACTTACCAGCTCTTATCATAGCATGATAAGAAATAGCAAAAGACCATGTTAAGTCTATATCTAAAACCGACTCAGCAGTTTTTAAATCCTTTTGTGCCCTTTTTAACTGCTTTTCTATCTGTTTAAAATCAGGTTTTTGTTCCTTTATAAGATTATCCTGTAAGAATTTTTCGTAATTCATCCTCTACCCCTATTAACATTACTATTTTATCTCTTAATATTTCTAAAAGAAATGGATTCTTTTGCTCAATTTCTTCTTTAAACTCCTTCATTCTATATAATTTATAGTTTATTTCCCTTTTTAAAAGTTCTTCTAATCGGTCGAGTTCTTTGATAAGTTTATCTTCATCGCAATCTCCAATTATAAAGAGGTCTATATCTGAAAGATAGCTTTCTTTGTCTTTTGCATAGGAGCCATAGATGAAAGAATAATTAATAGAGCCAATCTTTTCTAAGATTTCCTTAATACTACCGGCTACCCCAACGGTTTTAAAAACTATACTTTTTAACTCATTATATAGTGGGTAATCCTTATTGGCTTTAAAATATCTTGCATTGGCTTTATATTCACTAATCAGAACCCTTTCCTTTTCCATATTGTTTATGGTTCTCTGAAAATTACCCGGTTTTTTACCCAAAATCCTGCCAATTTCTTGCATATAAAAAGATTGGTCAGGATTAGTTAAGAAAAGTCTTAATAATTCAGCCTTATTTTTGGTCAATTCTCTCATTTTGTTTTTTTACCCTCCATATGTGTTACGCATATAATTATATGCAATTAGCATACATAAATCAACCTTTATGTGATTATTGGCATCATTTAACTCTACATCTAATTCTCCGATAATACACAGCAAAAGCCGAAATTTTTGTCTCTTGTCTTTCTACTTGGACTCCCTGTAACCAACGCCTCTTCTTTATTGCTGTATTTCAGATAAATCCTGCCATAAGGCTCTTGTGAAAATTCAGAGACAAGCTCACCACACCCCAAATCGCTTCTCTTTATCCCAAGCTTACATAATCCCTCAAGCAGTTTTAATATTCTTCTCTCTATTTTCTGGGTTGTTTTCATATATTCCAATGCTTCCTCAAATAGATTCTCATCCCTGAAGGCTGTATCGTAAGCATTCTCCCATTCACTTACCGTAGGGAGTCTTGCCCCAAACCAGTGAGAAATTTCACATCCCTCTTCAAAAGTTATATTAGAGAGAAAGGCATAAGAGAGATTTTCTCTGCTAATCTCACCGGGTGAAACCCTTCCTGTTAGCATCGTCTCATAATCTAAAGAAGGTGCAGATTCCCATACAAACCTTTCAAATTGATACTTGGTTACTGGAAGCACCTGAATGTATTTATCTATAGAAAACTTTACTACTGGAGCACGAGTTTTATCTATTCTGAATTCCATTATTTTTCAGTCCCCTTCAAATAAGATATACTCATCATCTCCAAGAGAAAATAACAAGGGAGCGGTATTAGAGGGTTTTAAAATATCCCTTTCACCCTTGCATACCTTAAGCAGTAAATTATCCTGTATTCTTACAAAGAAAGTGCTCTCATCAATAAATACCACATCCCTCTCATAGACAGCATAAGAATCCTTCTTAATCAATGAGGTTTTACCCAGGCAAATGGATGAAATTCTCCCTTCCTCAATCTCTGACTGGGAGATAACTCGGTCTAATGTCTCTTGAGTCGTAACCTTTCGTTCACCTGCAGATTTAATAATTTCATCTATGTAGCGCCTTTTCTCATTATCAGCAGAGATAAATTTGGGTTCAGGAAGAGAAGAGGAGCTGACACTTATTGGTAGTGGATGACTATTATTTATGGCAATATCAACTGATGTTTCGCCATAGACACACAGATTTATATCAAGCTTTCTCGCCTTTAATCCTGTTTTGCTGGTTAAGCAGAGATGGCTATCTTCAAGTTTAAAACAGGTCTCTATGGGTTCTGTATCCGCTTTAATGCTATAATCAAAAGGGATAGCTTTATTGTCAAAGAAGATTTTGAAATCACTTATGACGCTCTCAAATAGGGTAGTTTTAACCAACTCATTAAGTCTTTCGATGCTTTCGTTTCCTACAATAGAAAGATACTTTATCTCGGAGTTAGGATACATATTTAGCTCAGCTGAGAAATTGAAAAGGAGAATCTTGTTAAATCTTTCTTTTAGTGCCTCTTGCCAATCCTTGAAATCGTATATCGGATTTTTATTAAAGACAATCAGCTCAAATTCCTTTTCATTAAATTTGGTAAATGCCCCTTCTATGAGTGGGGTGATAAATCTACCCCTTTGGGTTACCTTATGCATTTCAGTAAAGGTTTTTATTGGGAGGCACCATTTTTGTATGTTTATGTTTAGTTCAGAAGTAGTTTGTTCCAGGTTTTGCAACGATGATTCATCTAACATATTCCCAAAGCCTAACAGTCCTATCCTAATTGTCGTATCAAAATATTTAGCCCGATTAATAATCGCTTTTAACATTTCCCCTTCCTGGTCTGACATAGGACTGCTCATATCCAACAGACAAAACAATTTCTTGCGTCTTATTTTAATTGTCTCTTTTTCCACAAAAGCATTAAACATTCTATCACCTCTTATGTGTTTAGTGAACTTTGTTTAGTGTTTAGTGTTCAGTGAAGTTGATAAGCCACTTATCATTCTGGCAATATCTTCACATTCCTTATACATAAGTTCATATGTTTGTTGAGATATATAATTCCTTGCTAAGCCTATTTTTAATAGGGTTATAACCTCACAAATTGATCCATAGGATAAACTCAGAAAATGTGCAAATTCCTTTCGTGATTTTCTACCAGAACCTTCTGCTATATTCAAAGCAATCGAGGCACTTGCCCTCCTTAATTGCATCGTTACCCCGAAAACTTCATCTTTGGAAAACTTCTCAGTTATCTCATATACCATATTTGTAAACTTTACTGATTTCTGCCATACTTCTAACTTTTCAAAATTAAACATTTCTCAACCCTTCTTGAGATTAGTGTTTAGTGAACTTTGATAAGACATCTCTAAACACTAAACTCTAAACACTAAACACTAAACTTATCCCATAAGATTGCAGTCCCTTTTTGACCTTATTCATAAGGTCGTCTGAGAAGATACCGGTTAAATATCCATCAGCCTCACTTACTGAAAGCTCAATCTGGCTTGTTTCTTTATCTACCAGGTCGTTATAGATTGCATATCGGTTATTAAAGAAATAGACCTTTTGATTACTGCTTCCGCGCCATAGTAAGGTTGTAGGTTTATCCTTTTGATATGGTCCATCGATTAATATATCCAGTTGGGAAAGGAGCAGGTTAACATATTTGTCGTTTTTTCCCCGGAGTTCATTGTATGTGTAGCCGCTATACGAGACAATAGACAATCCGTGTTCTTTCAAAACAATACTCAGATGGTATAAAGCCTCTGCCTGGTCAAATGGTTCTCCACCTGAGTATGTTACCCCTTCTATATCAGGGATTTTGATTATTACCTCCCCTAATCTCTCAATATCTATAAGGTGCCCTGGCTCTTGTGGAAGAAATTCTTTATTCCTGCATCCAGGGCACCTTAGAGAGCATCCTTGAACCCAGATGACAAACCTATTCCCCGGACCATTCACCAATGAAGATGTGGATATACTGCCGATGTTTAGTAAAATACTCATTTTACTTGAAATCCTAATTGGTTTCCATTGCTATCAGTAGATATTTGTATCTCGCCTTTTTTTAAATTTTTCCCATATATTTCACGAAGAAGAAATCTGGGAAGAAATTGTCGAATCTCCTGGTCGATGCTATTTACCACAGCAGAACCTCCAAATTCTATTATCTCTCCCTTATATTTATTAAGCAAGTAAGGGATAACATTTCGGTCTATGGTTAACTTTATATCCACATCCAATATCCCTTCTTTATAGGCTTTATTGAAATGTGTCTCAATCTGGTTTAAGTAGTGTTGAATCATATCCTCCGTTACCTTCTCGTCTAAAATACAGTTAAAAGGTATGATATTTTGTTTTCCTATTCTTCTAAGCAACTCAGGTCTTCCAAGCTCGTTATTAAAAAAATTTACCACACATTGATGAAAGTGCTCCTTTATCCCCTTTTGATTTTT is a genomic window of bacterium containing:
- a CDS encoding HEPN domain-containing protein: MNYEKFLQDNLIKEQKPDFKQIEKQLKRAQKDLKTAESVLDIDLTWSFAISYHAMIRAGKSLMYSQGYLPTAKNSHKTIVEFTKMILGEEYENIISRFNRMRRQRHDFIYDSENEITSSEAKLAMATAQKFIEKIIAIVMKENP
- a CDS encoding nucleotidyltransferase domain-containing protein, translated to MRELTKNKAELLRLFLTNPDQSFYMQEIGRILGKKPGNFQRTINNMEKERVLISEYKANARYFKANKDYPLYNELKSIVFKTVGVAGSIKEILEKIGSINYSFIYGSYAKDKESYLSDIDLFIIGDCDEDKLIKELDRLEELLKREINYKLYRMKEFKEEIEQKNPFLLEILRDKIVMLIGVEDELRKILTG
- a CDS encoding four helix bundle protein — its product is MFNFEKLEVWQKSVKFTNMVYEITEKFSKDEVFGVTMQLRRASASIALNIAEGSGRKSRKEFAHFLSLSYGSICEVITLLKIGLARNYISQQTYELMYKECEDIARMISGLSTSLNTKH
- a CDS encoding 4Fe-4S single cluster domain-containing protein, translated to MSILLNIGSISTSSLVNGPGNRFVIWVQGCSLRCPGCRNKEFLPQEPGHLIDIERLGEVIIKIPDIEGVTYSGGEPFDQAEALYHLSIVLKEHGLSIVSYSGYTYNELRGKNDKYVNLLLSQLDILIDGPYQKDKPTTLLWRGSSNQKVYFFNNRYAIYNDLVDKETSQIELSVSEADGYLTGIFSDDLMNKVKKGLQSYGISLVFSV